A window from Corynebacterium urealyticum DSM 7109 encodes these proteins:
- the hemQ gene encoding hydrogen peroxide-dependent heme synthase, producing MSKKIDFEKLNNTIQYAMWSAFEIKAGVLGEDRAAVAEDFQKFLDSYKDSSVTVRGVYDLTGMRPEADIMFWIHGEKLEDLQAFYRAFRRETLLGKAAVPYRTNAALHRPAEFNKSHVPDFMVDPEPKEWICLYPFVRTPEWYLMDDAPRRKMLVDHGVEARKYNRVRANTIPSFGLGDYEWMLAFEAPDVAEVVDLMRTMRYTEARKYVSEETPFLTGRMITDWLPEFVESLP from the coding sequence ATGTCGAAGAAGATCGATTTCGAGAAGCTGAACAACACGATCCAGTACGCCATGTGGTCGGCGTTTGAGATCAAGGCCGGCGTGCTCGGCGAGGATCGCGCGGCGGTTGCTGAGGACTTCCAGAAGTTCCTGGATTCGTACAAGGATTCCAGCGTGACCGTGCGTGGCGTGTATGACCTCACCGGCATGCGCCCGGAGGCGGACATCATGTTCTGGATCCACGGCGAGAAGCTGGAGGATCTGCAGGCCTTCTACCGCGCCTTCCGCCGCGAGACGCTGCTGGGTAAGGCGGCTGTCCCTTATCGCACGAACGCTGCACTGCACCGCCCAGCGGAGTTCAACAAGTCCCACGTCCCGGACTTCATGGTGGACCCGGAGCCGAAGGAGTGGATCTGCCTGTACCCCTTCGTCCGTACCCCGGAGTGGTACCTCATGGACGACGCCCCGCGCCGCAAGATGCTGGTCGACCACGGTGTGGAGGCCCGCAAGTACAACCGCGTCCGCGCGAACACGATTCCGTCCTTCGGTCTGGGCGATTACGAGTGGATGCTCGCCTTTGAGGCGCCGGACGTTGCTGAGGTCGTGGACCTGATGCGCACGATGCGTTACACCGAGGCCCGCAAGTACGTCTCTGAGGAGACCCCGTTCCTCACTGGCCGCATGATCACTGACTGGCTGCCGGAGTTCGTCGAGTCCCTGCCTTAA
- a CDS encoding MFS transporter, producing the protein MAAGAFLSGALARHLAAWIGASGTVLLGLGLEVFGVLQLTAEQAPDRPLWLIVVALVIYGVGLGLASAQLTSLVLKDVPVEQSGQGSATQSTVRQLGSALGAAMAGAMLSAGMAFHSRDLTGTTAQLADAARSSAGSAIPAMRGQGVPGQVLDPVVAAFASGTRWALVSAIAALVIGFLAAFMVSKASRGDVHN; encoded by the coding sequence ATGGCGGCGGGCGCTTTCCTCAGCGGGGCGCTGGCCCGGCACCTCGCGGCGTGGATCGGCGCGAGCGGCACCGTGCTGCTGGGCCTGGGCCTGGAGGTCTTCGGTGTTCTGCAGCTGACCGCGGAGCAGGCCCCGGACCGCCCACTGTGGCTGATCGTCGTTGCCCTCGTGATCTACGGGGTGGGCCTGGGCCTGGCATCCGCGCAGCTGACGAGCCTGGTGTTGAAGGACGTTCCGGTGGAGCAGTCCGGCCAGGGCTCGGCCACCCAGTCCACGGTCCGCCAGCTCGGATCGGCGTTGGGCGCGGCGATGGCGGGCGCGATGCTCTCTGCCGGGATGGCGTTCCACTCCCGGGACCTGACCGGAACCACCGCCCAGCTGGCGGATGCCGCCCGCTCCTCGGCGGGCTCCGCGATCCCCGCCATGCGTGGCCAGGGCGTACCGGGGCAGGTGCTGGACCCCGTGGTTGCGGCCTTTGCCAGCGGCACACGCTGGGCCTTGGTCTCCGCGATCGCGGCCTTGGTCATCGGCTTCCTGGCGGCCTTCATGGTCTCCAAGGCCAGCCGGGGCGACGTCCATAACTAA
- a CDS encoding DUF2871 domain-containing protein yields MKNAQKTLFTTAFIYLVIGMLSGVFYREVTKFKEFPVDNATQLSTLHTHLLVLGFIVPLVVLALDKLYTLAGSKQFTWFFYLYNIGLVITLVMMTVRGWLQVLAGSPLEETPELSKGMDAGISGMAGIGHILLAVSLVLLMVRLGARINTVQAQAKQVNA; encoded by the coding sequence ATGAAGAACGCGCAGAAGACCCTGTTTACGACCGCTTTCATTTACCTCGTGATCGGCATGCTCAGCGGCGTGTTCTACCGGGAGGTCACCAAATTCAAGGAGTTCCCGGTCGATAACGCCACGCAGCTGAGCACGCTGCACACGCACCTGCTGGTGCTGGGCTTCATCGTCCCGCTGGTGGTGCTGGCCCTGGATAAGCTCTACACGCTGGCTGGGTCGAAGCAGTTCACGTGGTTCTTCTACCTCTACAACATCGGCCTGGTGATCACCCTGGTGATGATGACTGTCCGCGGCTGGCTGCAGGTCTTGGCCGGTAGCCCGCTGGAGGAGACCCCGGAACTGAGCAAGGGCATGGATGCTGGGATCTCCGGCATGGCGGGTATCGGCCACATCCTGCTGGCCGTATCCCTGGTGCTGCTGATGGTGCGCCTGGGTGCGCGCATCAACACGGTGCAGGCGCAGGCCAAGCAGGTGAACGCCTAA